In a genomic window of Dermacentor albipictus isolate Rhodes 1998 colony unplaced genomic scaffold, USDA_Dalb.pri_finalv2 scaffold_18, whole genome shotgun sequence:
- the LOC139052108 gene encoding uncharacterized protein, whose protein sequence is MALNVEAPAKGLRVSEAQKETVVAFMQEHPQLAIRSSELGPRFTAGDRRRLWQELADQLSAHGPVVKTTEQWQEWWRKQVFEARRNAVALAQEQRSTGGGWLHGFYGRILQLTGTVRLHGVTDLPYQEQADVPAYAMEVVLEDEAAGVSPVTPAEDPPRGAAPAERVAAAPVLQHPVRPPRRQRPRRVDTLTTMSSQCARSLEQGDEVLQVLRRIEASTTRLAVAAERTAAAQEGILQEVRAIAQNIAEHLQQPRN, encoded by the exons ATGGCGCTTAACGTTGAAGCACCGGCGAAGGGGCTGCGCGTGTCGGAGGCTCAGAAGGAGACGGTGGTCGCCTTCATGCAAGAGCATCCCCAGCTGGCCATAAGATCCAGCGAGCTGGGGCCACGCTTCACTGCTGGCGACCGCCGACGGCTGTGGCAGGAGCTAGCCGACCAGCTCAGCGCGCATGGCCCCGTCGTTAAAACCACGGAGCAGTGGCAAGAGTGGTGGCGGAAGCAGGTCTTCGAGGCCCGCCGCAACGCTGTCGCACTTGCCCAAGAACAAAG AAGCACTGGAGGGGGGTGGCTACACGGCTTCTATGGCAGGATACTGCAGCTGACCGGGACGGTCCGCCTCCACGGCGTGACCGACCTCCCCTACCAAGAG CAGGCTGACGTCCCCGCCTACGCCATGGAAGTCGTCCTCGAAGACGAGGCTGCGGGCGTGAGCCCAGTGACAC CGGCAGAGGATCCACCGCGCGGCGCGGCGCCTGCCGAAAGGGTGGCCGCTGCACCTG TGTTGCAGCACCCTGTTCGGCCAccacgtcgacagcgaccgcgaCGGGTGGATACCTTGACTACGATGTCGTCGCAGTGCGCCCGCAGCCTGGAACAGGGCGACGAGGTGCTGCAG GTGCTGCGCAGAATTGAGGCCTCCACAACCCGCCTCGCTGTCGCGGCAGAGCGGACGGCAGCAGCCCAGGAGGGGATCCTGCAGGAGGTGCGCGCCATAGCGCAGAACATCGCTGAGCACCTGCAGCAACCGAGAAATTAA
- the LOC139052107 gene encoding putative nuclease HARBI1 encodes MAFFSGVPFRVACAAAAVAQRRRPEGDDAFEELTEEEFRQYFRLSKRTARSLCDELDPIIGCQRASGLSTERKVLCALRFFATGSFQRSVGREEHVGMAQSAVSSTIHEVTEAIISVSARRKLVDFPFAPSAKDEAKAAFARRGAIPGVLACVDGTLIAIMKPEGLSPADTASFMSRKGYYALNVMVHNPLRARLAPQLQPGEYLLGDSGYPLEPWLLVPVPGSHAGTTSEGHYNQEHASMRNVVERCIGVLKSKSRCLQRFRTLLYSPDRAARIIYACVALHNIALDARDWTLDDYGGEVPPPEEPEEPGDIQVLAPRDVFLRGREQRSAVVNHF; translated from the exons ATGGCGTTTTTCTCTGGGGTGCCTTTTCGTGTCGCCTGTGCGGCTGCTGCAGTCGCGCAGAGACGACGACCCGAGGGAGACGATGCATTTGAAGAGTTGACGGAAGAAGAGTTCCGGCAGTATTTTCGTCTGTCCAAACGAACAGCGCGTAGCTTGTGCGACGAGCTTGACCCCATCATTGGATGCCAGCGAGCGAGTGGCCTTTCCACAGAAAGGAAGGTGTTGTGCGCGCTGCGATTCTTCGCCACCGGAAGCTTCCAGAGGAGCGTTGGTCGCGAGGAACACGTAGGCATGGCACAGTCGGCCGTGAGCAGCACCATTCACGAGGTGACGGAGGCCATCATTTCCGTGTCTGCCCGGAGAAAGTTGGTGGACTTTCCCTTCGCACCGTCTGCCAAGGATGAGGCTAAGGCGGCGTTCGCGCGACGCGGCGCCATCCCAGGCGTGCTAGCGTGCGTCGACGGCACGTTGATCGCCATCATGAAGCCAGAGGGACTCAGCCCGGCCGACACGGCGAGCTTCATGTCGAGAAAGGGTTATTACGCCCTAAACGTCATGGTC CATAATCCACTGCGTGCACGCCTAGCCCCACAACTGCAGCCTGGCGAGTATCTGCTTG GAGACTCAGGATATCCTCTCGAGCCATGGCTGCTTGTTCCAGTACCTGGCAGCCATGCCGGCACCACCTCTGAAGGCCACTACAACCAGGAGCACGCATCCATGCGCAATGTTGTGGAGAGATGTATCGGGGTGTTGAAAAGCAAGTCCCGCTGCTTGCAGCGCTTTCGGACACTGCTATACAGCCCCGATAGGGCAGCGCGAATCATTTATGCATGCGTTGCTCTCCATAACATTGCCTTGGACGCGCGCGACTGGACATTGGACGATTATGGAGGGGAAGTGCCACCACCTGAGGAGCCAGAGGAGCCAGGAGACATCCAGGTGCTGGCACCACGCGACGTGTTCCTCAGAGGAAGGGAGCAGCGCAGCGCCGTTGTCAACCATTTCTGA